The following nucleotide sequence is from Dunckerocampus dactyliophorus isolate RoL2022-P2 chromosome 7, RoL_Ddac_1.1, whole genome shotgun sequence.
cggTGTTTATCTGCAGTATGTCTATggtctcaagtccctgcagcataagagttgagcaatgtgttgtaagcaAAGactaataaaagtgtaaaggtgactgtaggggtgttatttcatgtctacagggctctaatgttaaaaagcgtatttagaaagtcataaacaggttttctatgctgtacaaaaatattccatttattaacattgaactCTATCATGGAAATTCATTGCTCGCATGTCTGGAAACTATTAACTCCAATCATTTGTAACCCCCAGCCGTTGCCCAGCATACCTTGCAGGTTATCTGCGAACgctaaattgtgattttttaaaaagttttattatgagaaacaaagaaaagtaaagtacattttttggaaaaattaggtGAGAGGGAAAAAGTGagactaaagtccaaatattatgtgaatgaagtcatgatattatggaaagaaaatttacgaatAATATTTTagagcaaagttgaaatatttggaaaaagaaCCCAGTAAAAATTGGGGGGGGCGCATAGAGTGaaggctttttcacttatatgaaatatcaaaatatcaaagttgcatcctttcatttttcacgatgtggcccccGCTGtagtaatattctaactttatcccaacctcattttccagaaaaaaatccagaaacgtttttctttgatttgtgtctttctcataatattatgacttaaaaaaatacatattttagtctttaatatttcaacttttttctttactttttttgttagtattatgactttattcacctaatattacgccttttatacttgtaaaaatacagctttttttatatttttgctgggcttttttatatattttttttttttcattgagctGTGTTTATAAAAAGGGCAGAgggccaatttaaaaaacaaacaaactgataCATATCTGTATGTTGGTCTGCGTGTTCAAAaggtttccattttttttaatgctggaCCAAAATTGTATTaacgttttttttcatgaaaaaagttctgtaaaaataaataaataatcaatgaCAAGGGAAATGGAGAGAATGGGATACGTGGTTTTCAGTGTGTTGTGAAATAGCTACAAGGCAGCTagaacaataaaataatgggACTGCTGTGACTGGCTGTGTTTGAGGGGGTGTGTGACGGTAGCAAGTTACACACCTATAGCACAAAAAGATTACAGATCGACGGGGATTACCAGCAAAACCATCATTTGGATCGGCGCTTTAGCCCTAATGTCATCAAAAAAGTAatctctgcttttgttttcatCTTATTTCTTGGCACAGAGTCCATAATGATGCCCGGGCCGGCTGGTCTTAACCAGGAAGTGGAGAGAAAGTCCAGTTGCGTGAAATAGGTGGGGGAGAGGAGTGTGAAGCCATCAGACTACTTCCTGTCTCCGGCGTCCGGCAATGTGGACACTTTGAAGCCGGTTCGTTTTCCAGGTCTTTACATTGTTTTGCACGTGCGCATTGAATTTCTTTTAAtccttttttcactttttggtTACATCACAAACAAACCTGGCAGCTCCTCACCTCCAGACCCGCCTCCTCCCCGCAGGAAGCATCTGTTCTTCCATCCCTCCTTTCCCCACACCCCCCACCTCCCTCCCTCAGTGCCTCAGTGTGCGCCGCCTTTCGGCGCGCACCGTCTCTCCCGCACGCCCTCGGCCATGCCGGAGCGCCTGTCGCGACGCTCTCGGTCCCTGCTCTCCCTGACCTTGACCTCCATGGCCCTGGCGCTGTCCATCCTGGCGCTGTGCACCTCCTACTGGTGCGAGGGCACCCACAAGGTGGTCAAGCCCCTCTGCCTGTCGCCAGTCAAGATGAAAAACTGTGGACAGAACAACAGCGAGCCTTACACCACAGGTAACGCTGCTACCTTCACGTTTGCAATGACTTTTATGTACTTCCAAAGCCAGTCTGTCTTGTCTTATTAGTGCAGCAAGATGCAGTCATCTGTCACAATGTTAGCTACATCTGCAAAGATAGCATGCAATATTTGTGTAAATAGGGGAATAGACCCCACATGCATCATCCAAGACTATAAAACAAGGCACTTTTTCATACGCATAGATGTTCCTAATTACTACTATAATATTTATACTGTTGAGCCAGGCCGCCACCAGTGAATGATGAAAAACCTTTTGTGTCCTCGCCATCACGTGTGTTAATTGGTGCGGAGAAGCGCCTACACACACCCGCCGTGTATATTGCCTGTCCCTAATGCGGAAAAAGGTGTAATGTTatgagtataaagtcaaaatattatggcaataatgctgtaattacaagaagaaaatgtacaagaagttGAGATGGCTGGAAAAAAgcccagcagaaatgaaaaaaaactgctgcaattttacgagaataaagtcagaatatgaagagaaaaaagttgtattttaacaaaaaaattcacaattttacgagaataaacttgtaatattctgagaaaaagtaatgtcattttagttgggttattatttttgtaattttattatgagaaacaaacaaaacaaaataaatttgtaatttttggaaaattagcttggggcAGAAGTTGTaccattatgggaataaaaaaagaaaatgtacaagaagaaagttcaaatagttggaaaataaaaacaaaacagcagaaatgaaaagaatttaaaagaataaattcaaaatattacgcaaaaataaagtcgtattctaacagaaaaaagtcacaattttacgagaataaactggtaatattatgaggaaaaataatatcattttagtagcatagagtagTATTTTTTTCGGTGAAGTtttattacgagaaacaaacaacacaaaataaagttggggaaaaagttatactataatgggaataaagtcatgatattcaAAAGGGAAATtcacgaagattatttaagaagaaagtcatTGGAAAAAAAGCCCAAGTTGATGTTAATAatagctgagatgcagttttttcttgaactatatacTGTAGAACTTGTTAGCATAGCGACATgtcttgctttacaaaatatcaaagtggcaaagtggcatcctttcatttttcactatgtggccctcgctggagggAAAACTTTTGGACATGCCGGTCTTACATCGTTCAGGTGTATTTAATGTTATCTGAATGATGAGTACATATATTCTAATGGATACAAGTCATGTGGTATTGCAGGTATTGACTGTGTATCGCCAGTGACTGTGTAACAGTTGGTTTATTTTGGAAGTGTGCACTGTGTCACACCACCAATGCATGCCCCAGGGAGTGAAGATAAgagtgttatgttatgtttgcaGCACGTCCAgtaatgaatatacagtagagtAGAAAAGACATGAGGTAGTGTGTGGTTTTACTGTTGGTTGGTGGTGATTAAGCTTGTAGAGCATTCCTCCATCTCTCTCCTGTGTCGCCACAACGCGCTGCCAACATCTGCTGCTAATCCATACAAACTCATTGTCCTTGGGCGCCTTTTAATCTCGTTTTACCCGTACCTCACTTTTAATTATGGATTACTTTCATCTGTGGGGAAGGGCACACAGCGAACGATGATCTCCTCCTCGTTATATTTGGCCATCAGGTATGCTTCATTCCCAGTGACATGGAGAGATTTACTGCATGAAGATGACGCTCCATCTTGTCTACTTTGCCATGCATAGAGTTGCTATAAGTCATTGCTGTACCTCTAGTCCTGATTTATAGACATGCATATGAAATAATCAGGCATTCTCACTGGCTTCATTGCGGTGCCGTACGTTCAAAAGTAGCCCAAACACTGTCACGCTTCCTTTCGGATTTCACATTTCACATGACTGTCAATGACATTTGTCAAAGTGCTTGGGAAGACATGCTAGTAGGGGTGGCGTAGAGTAGTTCACTATTCCATTCCGAGGAGTCTGACTGGACTATCAACACttgaaaatatatgtattttttataataagCCTTTGTTatgacatgaatttgtggaattgaatatggttatgaaaatagctcttcaaagcattaaaaataatgcaaccaaggtattgctgaatttacttttttattacacagcatgaccaacaacattgtttggcttttgtaacaaacctctgtgagtcaggtctctaatccaataaaagtccatccaataaaagataaaattggaaaaaatgggcggagaaaatactttcagggtaggactaatcatttgacgtggttataaatcaatttgtgtgtggtgtgatttagaatatatgatgttagagcggcacttcccgtgccagctccccgcaccatgacagcAGACAGCAGTctgtgagggggaactaccgctgtagctacagagccgaatatccaactaAGTTCATCGTGGTACACCATGGTCTGCATGctggtgttgcattttcttcttcttgtgggtggcgggagtcaagtggcaaacagctttgaggcgcattaccgcacctaccatgatGGAgcgtggcccagagttacgaacgtcaTACGGCGACCGGATCGACCCGATCTCATGGAGGAAGCCAatattatccaatcttcaaaacacagcagatcggcagccgatcccgatcctaaAGAtaggatcgggacatccctagtcagcatataacatgtttaatgctttgcagcctttctgctatcatggaatagtgttcaGAAGACATGATGTAagcaagacatgacttactctcttgtgccaactttgacgtagtggtcgttcttcgttgtcttgtttttttcctgtgtaccggcggaagagcatcctttttcaaaatgcatatattgtactttcaagccaaatgctttttATAAAGGTTTTCCTTCTAAGCAGTCaccagtgaaatgatcactgcaaagaacagatctatccttctctgcacttgcttcgtccattgttgtcttcgAGCGTCCTCTTTTGGAACAGGAAACAAACTGACAGTATCACTCCGATACTGTGAACGTCCAGCAGCAACACGCTAaagcatgactactattttgatgaaaaatattctgaaccaagtcgaccatcCACcccgagaagcgtttgttttctgtgtttagctgagaggtgccacccgatgacgtcacttctggcatgaggctgagctgcgagagctcgttcgtcatggctggcgccatcaactgcaaaatgtcatttttgcaaatttaccgttcatTTTCAAAACTTGAACATAATtacaacaatatataacatatttaagcaaaattgaTGAATCATGGCGGGGACCCtttaaggtactgttgttgccaCCTACCTTGCCCATTTGTGTAGCTATAAgtgtttttgcttgtttctttgaggtggaaaaagttgcaaatgagatctgtttatcaGTATCACCATTAGCTGTGctcttaaattttttttttttaaaacaacaacagtcattcattcaggatcgccattaaaaaaacaaaaccaaaaaaaaatctaacgaATCAGAGTCAACTATGAAAATCCATTGTGGAAGACATCCCCACATGTTAGCATACATTTCgcctttcagcattcacagctcAAGGGCGTATACgccgaaagtggctcaacaaaccctGGCTTTGTGCTCACGATGCAGATCAACAAAACCCAAGTTCCCCAAACAGAGTAAAACGGTACTGCGACGGCGGTTATCAACTAAAGTCcgaccgatatgggatttttgttGCCAAAACCGGTATTGGGGGCTAAAAAAAAGCAGATATCTGATACATGGGCCAATATATGAAATTAGAGCTTTGGTATACaggatatgtactgtacatgagcATATATTCTTAATACAGTTcctaaaatagcccgcaataagtgaaatccttcATTATTTACAatgattgtatatgttttaaggctgtaaaacacttttcacttttctccaacaggcaataacattttgtcacatttctctcttgtttaaacactcaaaaaagttcaaacctttgtttgaattttaatgatcaaccttaataatcaacacaagaaattatgaagttgctcacgcatatttcactcctgtgaccgtgccttttcatcctggcgccgtttcGCTGTACGGTAGCGTTTTTCTATCCTTGCTAAAACATATCGGCACAAAGGACATTGATTAGCGTGTAAATGCATACGTTAACACGGATTATTATGCattggtgccttggttaacgtcattcatccgttccataaaaaacaaaaaaatctaatgaatcaggttcaactatgaaaatccttagtcgaagacagccgtacatgctagcatacagttcgcctttcagcattcacagccctgcaaatGTGCGgaattttgataaaaaaacaacattttttttttctcacagacTGGGCCTTTTTGCCACAGGAAACGCATGTCATTCGCCCTAAGTCAGTAAGCATTTCTAAATAAGTGATGACACTGGTAAAATGTGCAGCATACTGTTAAAAACAGCCCAAAGGTTtgacatgtttgtctttatgcttcactgataatgtttttttggccAAGtgttgattttttgctttggtcggtggtccttgaacgcacgaTAGTTGCCATGAAACGCAAAAGTGCCATTCcatctttcattatcattgattagtggtgaatagctgtacagtacatgttatacTTTAtaaatgtgtgcaagtgtgtcacaagtgaacaatggcaattgaagagagaaggggagggttctggtgCTGAGTCCAATCTAATAATcacttttgttgcaaatgttgataccAAATTAAGGAGAACGTCAAGCGAGCAGGAGCTTTTTGGAGTGTCAGCgagtgttaaaaatagacatttttatgggcatataAATTATtcaaggttttgttttttttttttgctatttgccAGTGGTCCTGAAATGTAACCCCTGCCCGCGTAAAACAAGGATCAACATTAATGGCGATATCCTCAAAATTGAATCGAATGATCGAAATAGAAATTAAATggggaatgtaaatgtaaatgttaaatttacattaacattaacattaactcTGATTGTTGGAtccaaatgttaaatgtaaatctaaatgtaaatgttacatCTAAATAGAAATGTTAAAtccaaatgttacatgtaaattTAAGGCTAAATGCAAATGTTAACTCTAAATCTAAATGTCAAATTTCAGTACGCCTCGCAGTGCACAGACCCGCACACACCTGATTATTTAGCATTTCGATTTAGATTCAATTCACCATTTAAAATTTGTACCTgaaatgtgaagaaaatgagCTAAATGTAAGAAAGGTGAGCTAAATAGTGCAACTATATCAGCTGATTGCACCCCATACCCCGTTGGCTtctattttgccattttatcCCAAAGTTGAAGGTGTTTATGTTTCTGTTGTAGTTCTTTCAGTCTTTCTTTTACGAGAGCGCCCTACTTGTGTGCCGTTCCACAGAGAGCCCGACCCAAAACCCTTTCAATCGCACGCTGTCTCCAGCCAGACGAGAGGAGCTGGCCAAAATCCGGCAGAGGCAGCTGGCCAACGCCGTCCACTATATCTGGGAGACGGGCGAGGACAAGTTTGCTTTCAGATACTTCCACACCGGCTTTTGGGAAAGCTGTGAGAAGCACAGTGATGGTGAGGGTAACGATATCCATTTTGTGTAGTGATGCTCTAATCAATCCCTGCGTGGTGATACCAAATATTGTGATAACGGTGATTTACTTCTGCTGGTTTTCAGGGGAGAAATGCAGGAGCTTTATAGAGTTAACTCCAGGGGAGACGCAGGGTGAGTTGATCCATTTTAAAAGTCCAATATCATCCTATTTTTGTTGCACTTGATCCCCTTTTTTCATATACAAGACCCGCTAGTGTAAAATCCTGGAAAATATTATTAGACCGCCcccgtttcttcagtttcttgttcatttgaatggcTGATAcaataaaggtacctttgtttggacgcatataacaatgacaacaaaaatagctcataagagctcCATTTTTTgccagctattcatgtaagaacttaaatgattttggttatcatgaagaaaaccatggaagttgctcgatatcagctcttcaGTTAAacccttatgagctatatttgttatcatcgttagatttgtccaaacaaatgtaccttgagttgtagcaggcatacaatggatcaataaacaaGAAACAATAACTGTTTCCAtaactgtacatgcaaaacaatttagaacccgcaaggcatgctgggtaacttcctgttggcgAAGTGTATCACGTACAATAACATGCCAATGTTTGCAACACTTAGTCAGcaacagacatgggagctgtacgTTTCATCGTCTTCTCcttttttaagatgtgtagcaaagcctgctagTCCTCCGTGGGCGTATACACGCAGCAGCCTCTTCTAGCCCTCGGGAGACATATTACTCTTAGAACTTGATTTAAAAAGGTACACTTTTATTGACTGGTGACTGCATGTTTGCCGTGTTGTCGTTGCAGGCGTGCTTTGGCTGTCGGTCGTTTCCGAGTTCACGTACATCGGCCTGCTGGGCATGGGCTTCTTGCTCATGTGGCTGGATGTGTTGTGCTCGCATAAAGAAATGCACTCGCTAAAAATCAGTGCCTACGC
It contains:
- the si:ch211-149k23.9 gene encoding germ cell-specific gene 1-like protein isoform X1, whose translation is MPERLSRRSRSLLSLTLTSMALALSILALCTSYWCEGTHKVVKPLCLSPVKMKNCGQNNSEPYTTESPTQNPFNRTLSPARREELAKIRQRQLANAVHYIWETGEDKFAFRYFHTGFWESCEKHSDGEKCRSFIELTPGETQGVLWLSVVSEFTYIGLLGMGFLLMWLDVLCSHKEMHSLKISAYAAMCTVLSGLLGMVAHMMYTTVFQMTVIVGPKDWRPQSWDYGWSFALAWVSFSCCMGAAVVTLNSYTKTIIELRRKQRLRLEEARAATHAPCYEEVVSGGGAGGFYSVSGLLHCPDGMMDVAWAPNGSVVGMGNRDVPTLVLVGGCGPEGCEDCEREMDEMDEMEVAVDRVDSPC